Proteins from a genomic interval of Crassostrea angulata isolate pt1a10 chromosome 7, ASM2561291v2, whole genome shotgun sequence:
- the LOC128192223 gene encoding ral guanine nucleotide dissociation stimulator-like 1 isoform X6 — protein sequence MAFSLSDGQDDVTRFWREEKEKGAIYNVYLKKVTYHTLSDLDQSKGHLMWETQKIRVVKAGTLEKLVESLVTVKGELDSTYVNVFLATYRTFATPLQVLEILIKRYKWLEKDSRDHEERKENNENQQKTFKSVISVWMDTYPDDFRDHPDYKCLKVLEAFSHQFIPDSDLELRARHKIEKFEREAVCNSDGDIKFQFSIVDEVDSMIDSEYQKPLEFLDIPNNRLAEQLTFKDAELFKRVIPNHCLGAVWARRDRKLGKGGNIAPSVLATIDQFNRVSLRVIATILRTRELKSSLRAKILQKWIDIAQELRQQKNFSSLKAIISGLQSHSVYRLKRTWASLPKESIDLFQELADIFSNDNNQILSRELLMKEATAKFPDLDSNNKILQRRNLQKRRSWIENGIVQGTVPYLGTFLTDLTMIDTAIPDRTECGLINFEKRRKEFEVLAQIKLLQSAAQIYHFQEDKHIWAWFDSVRVFDENECHDLSCIIEPIKEGPARLKKKSASCCFDSLGTRPSRPEGSKLSLLSCGLDNSSVYNSSITDSPSQGVSLMSHSSSTSSLLSCDSDTTISSPFRSPDTCVVRVRFESGPESDTHVYKSIMLKNIDHTHTVIDKVLEKYSKKGPAGNYCLLQVLSDGELLIPDKGNVFYAMNKSDGSEPVFVVRTRQDQEARTQHRKRGRRKLKNWSL from the exons ATGGCCTTTTCACTCTCCGATGGCCAG gatgatgttaCACGATTTTGGAGAGAGGAAAAGGAAAAAGGAGCGATATACAATGTGTATTTGAAAAAAGTGACATACCACACTTTGTCCGAC tTGGATCAGTCCAAGGGACATTTGATGTGGGAAACCCAGAAGATCAGGGTGGTCAAAGCAGGAACCCTAGAGAAACTTGTGGAGAGTTTAGTGACAGTCAAAGGAGAATTAGACTCAACCTATGTCAATGTGTTTCTGGCAACATACAGGACATTTGCCACCCCTTTACAGGTTTTGGAAATTCTCATCAAAAG ATATAAATGGCTGGAAAAAGACAGCAGAGATCatgaagaaagaaaagaaaacaacgAAAACCAGCAAAA AACTTTTAAATCTGTGATATCCGTTTGGATGGACACATATCCGGATGACTTCCGTGACCATCCTGATTACAAATGTCTAAAAGTCTTGGAAGCATTCTCACACCAGTTTATTCCAGACAGTGATCTTGAATTGAGGGCACGACACAAAATAGAAAAGTTTGAAAGAGAGGCAGTCTGTAATTCAG ATGGCGACATAAAGTTCCAGTTTTCCATTGTTGATGAGGTGGATAGTATGATTGATTCAGAGTATCAGAAACCTCTGGAGTTTTTAGACATACCCAATAATCGATTAGCTGAGCAACTTACCTTCAAAGATGCA GAGTTATTTAAGCGAGTTATACCCAATCATTGCCTGGGTGCTGTCTGGGCAAGGAGAGACAGGAAGCTGGGTAAAGGGGGCAACATAGCTCCCAGCGTACTGGCCACCATTGACCAGTTCAACCGCGTGTCATTACGGGTCATAGCCACCATACTGAGGACCAGGGAGCTCAAATCCTCACTGAGGgcaaaaattcttcaaaaatggATTGATATTGCACAG GAGTTAAGACAGCAGAAGAACTTTTCCTCTCTGAAAGCCATTATATCAGGGCTCCAGTCTCACTCAGTGTATCGTCTCAAGAGGACCTGGGCCTCTCTACCTAA GGAGAGTATAGATTTGTTTCAAGAGCTGGCAGACATCTTTTCCAATGACAATAACCAGATATTATCTCGAGAATTACTCATGAAA GAGGCCACGGCAAAGTTTCCTGATCTCGACTCCAACAATAAGATACTGCAGAGACGGAATCTACAAAAACGCAGGTCTTGGATTGAAAAT GGCATTGTACAAGGAACAGTTCCCTATCTGGGAACCTTTCTGACGGACCTGACCATGATTGACACCGCCATTCCAGACCGCACGGAGTGTGGCCTAATTAACTTTGAGAAGCGGAGAAAGGAGTTCGAGGTCTTGGCCCAGATCAAACTCCTACAGTCGGCGGCCCAAATATACCACTTCCAGGAAGACAAGCATATATGGGCCTGGTTTGATTCCGTCAGGgtgtttgatgaaaatgaatG CCATGATTTGTCATGTATAATTGAACCAATCAAAGAAGGACCTGCTAGATTGAAGAAAAAATCTGCAAG CTGTTGTTTTGACAGTTTGGGTACACGGCCGTCTCGTCCAGAGGGCAGTAAGCTGTCTCTATTGAGCTGTGGATTGGACAACTCTAGTGTCTACAACTCCTCCATCACAGACTCACCCTCACAAGGAGTAAGTCTG ATGTCCCACTCTTCTTCCACCTCCTCACTCCTGTCCTGTGACAGCGACACCACCATATCATCTCCATTTCGATCTCCAGACACTTGTGTGGTCAGAGTTCGCTTTGAGTCTGGTCCAGAATCTGATACTCATGTCTACAAAAGTATTATG ttaaagAATATTGATCACACCCACACTGTGATAGATAAAGTATTGGAAAAATACTCTAAAAAAGGTCCAGCCGGCAATTACTGTCTGCTGCAAGTATTGTCAGATGGAG AGTTATTGATTCCAGACAAGGGAAATGTGTTTTATGCCATGAACAAGAGTGATGGTTCTGAACCGGTGTTTGTGGTGCGAACAAGACAGGACCAGGAGGCTCGAACACAGCACCGCAAACGTGGCCGCCGGAAACTAAAAAACTGGAGTCTGTGA
- the LOC128192223 gene encoding ral guanine nucleotide dissociation stimulator-like 1 isoform X1: MAFSLSDGQDDVTRFWREEKEKGAIYNVYLKKVTYHTLSDLDQSKGHLMWETQKIRVVKAGTLEKLVESLVTVKGELDSTYVNVFLATYRTFATPLQVLEILIKRYKWLEKDSRDHEERKENNENQQKTFKSVISVWMDTYPDDFRDHPDYKCLKVLEAFSHQFIPDSDLELRARHKIEKFEREAVCNSDGDIKFQFSIVDEVDSMIDSEYQKPLEFLDIPNNRLAEQLTFKDAELFKRVIPNHCLGAVWARRDRKLGKGGNIAPSVLATIDQFNRVSLRVIATILRTRELKSSLRAKILQKWIDIAQELRQQKNFSSLKAIISGLQSHSVYRLKRTWASLPKESIDLFQELADIFSNDNNQILSRELLMKEATAKFPDLDSNNKILQRRNLQKRRSWIENGIVQGTVPYLGTFLTDLTMIDTAIPDRTECGLINFEKRRKEFEVLAQIKLLQSAAQIYHFQEDKHIWAWFDSVRVFDENECHDLSCIIEPIKEGPARLKKKSASYSSLLKVVNFGDNCCFDSLGTRPSRPEGSKLSLLSCGLDNSSVYNSSITDSPSQGVSLMSHSSSTSSLLSCDSDTTISSPFRSPDTCVVRVRFESGPESDTHVYKSIMLKNIDHTHTVIDKVLEKYSKKGPAGNYCLLQVLSDGELLIPDKGNVFYAMNKSDGSEPVFVVRTRQDQEARTQHRKRGRRKLKNWSL; encoded by the exons ATGGCCTTTTCACTCTCCGATGGCCAG gatgatgttaCACGATTTTGGAGAGAGGAAAAGGAAAAAGGAGCGATATACAATGTGTATTTGAAAAAAGTGACATACCACACTTTGTCCGAC tTGGATCAGTCCAAGGGACATTTGATGTGGGAAACCCAGAAGATCAGGGTGGTCAAAGCAGGAACCCTAGAGAAACTTGTGGAGAGTTTAGTGACAGTCAAAGGAGAATTAGACTCAACCTATGTCAATGTGTTTCTGGCAACATACAGGACATTTGCCACCCCTTTACAGGTTTTGGAAATTCTCATCAAAAG ATATAAATGGCTGGAAAAAGACAGCAGAGATCatgaagaaagaaaagaaaacaacgAAAACCAGCAAAA AACTTTTAAATCTGTGATATCCGTTTGGATGGACACATATCCGGATGACTTCCGTGACCATCCTGATTACAAATGTCTAAAAGTCTTGGAAGCATTCTCACACCAGTTTATTCCAGACAGTGATCTTGAATTGAGGGCACGACACAAAATAGAAAAGTTTGAAAGAGAGGCAGTCTGTAATTCAG ATGGCGACATAAAGTTCCAGTTTTCCATTGTTGATGAGGTGGATAGTATGATTGATTCAGAGTATCAGAAACCTCTGGAGTTTTTAGACATACCCAATAATCGATTAGCTGAGCAACTTACCTTCAAAGATGCA GAGTTATTTAAGCGAGTTATACCCAATCATTGCCTGGGTGCTGTCTGGGCAAGGAGAGACAGGAAGCTGGGTAAAGGGGGCAACATAGCTCCCAGCGTACTGGCCACCATTGACCAGTTCAACCGCGTGTCATTACGGGTCATAGCCACCATACTGAGGACCAGGGAGCTCAAATCCTCACTGAGGgcaaaaattcttcaaaaatggATTGATATTGCACAG GAGTTAAGACAGCAGAAGAACTTTTCCTCTCTGAAAGCCATTATATCAGGGCTCCAGTCTCACTCAGTGTATCGTCTCAAGAGGACCTGGGCCTCTCTACCTAA GGAGAGTATAGATTTGTTTCAAGAGCTGGCAGACATCTTTTCCAATGACAATAACCAGATATTATCTCGAGAATTACTCATGAAA GAGGCCACGGCAAAGTTTCCTGATCTCGACTCCAACAATAAGATACTGCAGAGACGGAATCTACAAAAACGCAGGTCTTGGATTGAAAAT GGCATTGTACAAGGAACAGTTCCCTATCTGGGAACCTTTCTGACGGACCTGACCATGATTGACACCGCCATTCCAGACCGCACGGAGTGTGGCCTAATTAACTTTGAGAAGCGGAGAAAGGAGTTCGAGGTCTTGGCCCAGATCAAACTCCTACAGTCGGCGGCCCAAATATACCACTTCCAGGAAGACAAGCATATATGGGCCTGGTTTGATTCCGTCAGGgtgtttgatgaaaatgaatG CCATGATTTGTCATGTATAATTGAACCAATCAAAGAAGGACCTGCTAGATTGAAGAAAAAATCTGCAAG TTATTCAAGTTTGCTCAAAGTTGTGAATTTCGGTGATAA CTGTTGTTTTGACAGTTTGGGTACACGGCCGTCTCGTCCAGAGGGCAGTAAGCTGTCTCTATTGAGCTGTGGATTGGACAACTCTAGTGTCTACAACTCCTCCATCACAGACTCACCCTCACAAGGAGTAAGTCTG ATGTCCCACTCTTCTTCCACCTCCTCACTCCTGTCCTGTGACAGCGACACCACCATATCATCTCCATTTCGATCTCCAGACACTTGTGTGGTCAGAGTTCGCTTTGAGTCTGGTCCAGAATCTGATACTCATGTCTACAAAAGTATTATG ttaaagAATATTGATCACACCCACACTGTGATAGATAAAGTATTGGAAAAATACTCTAAAAAAGGTCCAGCCGGCAATTACTGTCTGCTGCAAGTATTGTCAGATGGAG AGTTATTGATTCCAGACAAGGGAAATGTGTTTTATGCCATGAACAAGAGTGATGGTTCTGAACCGGTGTTTGTGGTGCGAACAAGACAGGACCAGGAGGCTCGAACACAGCACCGCAAACGTGGCCGCCGGAAACTAAAAAACTGGAGTCTGTGA
- the LOC128192223 gene encoding ral guanine nucleotide dissociation stimulator-like 1 isoform X5 produces MAFSLSDGQDDVTRFWREEKEKGAIYNVYLKKVTYHTLSDLDQSKGHLMWETQKIRVVKAGTLEKLVESLVTVKGELDSTYVNVFLATYRTFATPLQVLEILIKRYKWLEKDSRDHEERKENNENQQKTFKSVISVWMDTYPDDFRDHPDYKCLKVLEAFSHQFIPDSDLELRARHKIEKFEREAVCNSDGDIKFQFSIVDEVDSMIDSEYQKPLEFLDIPNNRLAEQLTFKDAELFKRVIPNHCLGAVWARRDRKLGKGGNIAPSVLATIDQFNRVSLRVIATILRTRELKSSLRAKILQKWIDIAQELRQQKNFSSLKAIISGLQSHSVYRLKRTWASLPKESIDLFQELADIFSNDNNQILSRELLMKEATAKFPDLDSNNKILQRRNLQKRRSWIENGIVQGTVPYLGTFLTDLTMIDTAIPDRTECGLINFEKRRKEFEVLAQIKLLQSAAQIYHFQEDKHIWAWFDSVRVFDENECHDLSCIIEPIKEGPARLKKKSASYSSLLKVVNFGDNLGTRPSRPEGSKLSLLSCGLDNSSVYNSSITDSPSQGMSHSSSTSSLLSCDSDTTISSPFRSPDTCVVRVRFESGPESDTHVYKSIMLKNIDHTHTVIDKVLEKYSKKGPAGNYCLLQVLSDGELLIPDKGNVFYAMNKSDGSEPVFVVRTRQDQEARTQHRKRGRRKLKNWSL; encoded by the exons ATGGCCTTTTCACTCTCCGATGGCCAG gatgatgttaCACGATTTTGGAGAGAGGAAAAGGAAAAAGGAGCGATATACAATGTGTATTTGAAAAAAGTGACATACCACACTTTGTCCGAC tTGGATCAGTCCAAGGGACATTTGATGTGGGAAACCCAGAAGATCAGGGTGGTCAAAGCAGGAACCCTAGAGAAACTTGTGGAGAGTTTAGTGACAGTCAAAGGAGAATTAGACTCAACCTATGTCAATGTGTTTCTGGCAACATACAGGACATTTGCCACCCCTTTACAGGTTTTGGAAATTCTCATCAAAAG ATATAAATGGCTGGAAAAAGACAGCAGAGATCatgaagaaagaaaagaaaacaacgAAAACCAGCAAAA AACTTTTAAATCTGTGATATCCGTTTGGATGGACACATATCCGGATGACTTCCGTGACCATCCTGATTACAAATGTCTAAAAGTCTTGGAAGCATTCTCACACCAGTTTATTCCAGACAGTGATCTTGAATTGAGGGCACGACACAAAATAGAAAAGTTTGAAAGAGAGGCAGTCTGTAATTCAG ATGGCGACATAAAGTTCCAGTTTTCCATTGTTGATGAGGTGGATAGTATGATTGATTCAGAGTATCAGAAACCTCTGGAGTTTTTAGACATACCCAATAATCGATTAGCTGAGCAACTTACCTTCAAAGATGCA GAGTTATTTAAGCGAGTTATACCCAATCATTGCCTGGGTGCTGTCTGGGCAAGGAGAGACAGGAAGCTGGGTAAAGGGGGCAACATAGCTCCCAGCGTACTGGCCACCATTGACCAGTTCAACCGCGTGTCATTACGGGTCATAGCCACCATACTGAGGACCAGGGAGCTCAAATCCTCACTGAGGgcaaaaattcttcaaaaatggATTGATATTGCACAG GAGTTAAGACAGCAGAAGAACTTTTCCTCTCTGAAAGCCATTATATCAGGGCTCCAGTCTCACTCAGTGTATCGTCTCAAGAGGACCTGGGCCTCTCTACCTAA GGAGAGTATAGATTTGTTTCAAGAGCTGGCAGACATCTTTTCCAATGACAATAACCAGATATTATCTCGAGAATTACTCATGAAA GAGGCCACGGCAAAGTTTCCTGATCTCGACTCCAACAATAAGATACTGCAGAGACGGAATCTACAAAAACGCAGGTCTTGGATTGAAAAT GGCATTGTACAAGGAACAGTTCCCTATCTGGGAACCTTTCTGACGGACCTGACCATGATTGACACCGCCATTCCAGACCGCACGGAGTGTGGCCTAATTAACTTTGAGAAGCGGAGAAAGGAGTTCGAGGTCTTGGCCCAGATCAAACTCCTACAGTCGGCGGCCCAAATATACCACTTCCAGGAAGACAAGCATATATGGGCCTGGTTTGATTCCGTCAGGgtgtttgatgaaaatgaatG CCATGATTTGTCATGTATAATTGAACCAATCAAAGAAGGACCTGCTAGATTGAAGAAAAAATCTGCAAG TTATTCAAGTTTGCTCAAAGTTGTGAATTTCGGTGATAA TTTGGGTACACGGCCGTCTCGTCCAGAGGGCAGTAAGCTGTCTCTATTGAGCTGTGGATTGGACAACTCTAGTGTCTACAACTCCTCCATCACAGACTCACCCTCACAAGGA ATGTCCCACTCTTCTTCCACCTCCTCACTCCTGTCCTGTGACAGCGACACCACCATATCATCTCCATTTCGATCTCCAGACACTTGTGTGGTCAGAGTTCGCTTTGAGTCTGGTCCAGAATCTGATACTCATGTCTACAAAAGTATTATG ttaaagAATATTGATCACACCCACACTGTGATAGATAAAGTATTGGAAAAATACTCTAAAAAAGGTCCAGCCGGCAATTACTGTCTGCTGCAAGTATTGTCAGATGGAG AGTTATTGATTCCAGACAAGGGAAATGTGTTTTATGCCATGAACAAGAGTGATGGTTCTGAACCGGTGTTTGTGGTGCGAACAAGACAGGACCAGGAGGCTCGAACACAGCACCGCAAACGTGGCCGCCGGAAACTAAAAAACTGGAGTCTGTGA
- the LOC128192223 gene encoding ral guanine nucleotide dissociation stimulator-like 1 isoform X3, producing MAFSLSDGQDDVTRFWREEKEKGAIYNVYLKKVTYHTLSDLDQSKGHLMWETQKIRVVKAGTLEKLVESLVTVKGELDSTYVNVFLATYRTFATPLQVLEILIKRYKWLEKDSRDHEERKENNENQQKTFKSVISVWMDTYPDDFRDHPDYKCLKVLEAFSHQFIPDSDLELRARHKIEKFEREAVCNSDGDIKFQFSIVDEVDSMIDSEYQKPLEFLDIPNNRLAEQLTFKDAELFKRVIPNHCLGAVWARRDRKLGKGGNIAPSVLATIDQFNRVSLRVIATILRTRELKSSLRAKILQKWIDIAQELRQQKNFSSLKAIISGLQSHSVYRLKRTWASLPKESIDLFQELADIFSNDNNQILSRELLMKEATAKFPDLDSNNKILQRRNLQKRRSWIENGIVQGTVPYLGTFLTDLTMIDTAIPDRTECGLINFEKRRKEFEVLAQIKLLQSAAQIYHFQEDKHIWAWFDSVRVFDENECHDLSCIIEPIKEGPARLKKKSASYSSLLKVVNFGDNLGTRPSRPEGSKLSLLSCGLDNSSVYNSSITDSPSQGVSLMSHSSSTSSLLSCDSDTTISSPFRSPDTCVVRVRFESGPESDTHVYKSIMLKNIDHTHTVIDKVLEKYSKKGPAGNYCLLQVLSDGELLIPDKGNVFYAMNKSDGSEPVFVVRTRQDQEARTQHRKRGRRKLKNWSL from the exons ATGGCCTTTTCACTCTCCGATGGCCAG gatgatgttaCACGATTTTGGAGAGAGGAAAAGGAAAAAGGAGCGATATACAATGTGTATTTGAAAAAAGTGACATACCACACTTTGTCCGAC tTGGATCAGTCCAAGGGACATTTGATGTGGGAAACCCAGAAGATCAGGGTGGTCAAAGCAGGAACCCTAGAGAAACTTGTGGAGAGTTTAGTGACAGTCAAAGGAGAATTAGACTCAACCTATGTCAATGTGTTTCTGGCAACATACAGGACATTTGCCACCCCTTTACAGGTTTTGGAAATTCTCATCAAAAG ATATAAATGGCTGGAAAAAGACAGCAGAGATCatgaagaaagaaaagaaaacaacgAAAACCAGCAAAA AACTTTTAAATCTGTGATATCCGTTTGGATGGACACATATCCGGATGACTTCCGTGACCATCCTGATTACAAATGTCTAAAAGTCTTGGAAGCATTCTCACACCAGTTTATTCCAGACAGTGATCTTGAATTGAGGGCACGACACAAAATAGAAAAGTTTGAAAGAGAGGCAGTCTGTAATTCAG ATGGCGACATAAAGTTCCAGTTTTCCATTGTTGATGAGGTGGATAGTATGATTGATTCAGAGTATCAGAAACCTCTGGAGTTTTTAGACATACCCAATAATCGATTAGCTGAGCAACTTACCTTCAAAGATGCA GAGTTATTTAAGCGAGTTATACCCAATCATTGCCTGGGTGCTGTCTGGGCAAGGAGAGACAGGAAGCTGGGTAAAGGGGGCAACATAGCTCCCAGCGTACTGGCCACCATTGACCAGTTCAACCGCGTGTCATTACGGGTCATAGCCACCATACTGAGGACCAGGGAGCTCAAATCCTCACTGAGGgcaaaaattcttcaaaaatggATTGATATTGCACAG GAGTTAAGACAGCAGAAGAACTTTTCCTCTCTGAAAGCCATTATATCAGGGCTCCAGTCTCACTCAGTGTATCGTCTCAAGAGGACCTGGGCCTCTCTACCTAA GGAGAGTATAGATTTGTTTCAAGAGCTGGCAGACATCTTTTCCAATGACAATAACCAGATATTATCTCGAGAATTACTCATGAAA GAGGCCACGGCAAAGTTTCCTGATCTCGACTCCAACAATAAGATACTGCAGAGACGGAATCTACAAAAACGCAGGTCTTGGATTGAAAAT GGCATTGTACAAGGAACAGTTCCCTATCTGGGAACCTTTCTGACGGACCTGACCATGATTGACACCGCCATTCCAGACCGCACGGAGTGTGGCCTAATTAACTTTGAGAAGCGGAGAAAGGAGTTCGAGGTCTTGGCCCAGATCAAACTCCTACAGTCGGCGGCCCAAATATACCACTTCCAGGAAGACAAGCATATATGGGCCTGGTTTGATTCCGTCAGGgtgtttgatgaaaatgaatG CCATGATTTGTCATGTATAATTGAACCAATCAAAGAAGGACCTGCTAGATTGAAGAAAAAATCTGCAAG TTATTCAAGTTTGCTCAAAGTTGTGAATTTCGGTGATAA TTTGGGTACACGGCCGTCTCGTCCAGAGGGCAGTAAGCTGTCTCTATTGAGCTGTGGATTGGACAACTCTAGTGTCTACAACTCCTCCATCACAGACTCACCCTCACAAGGAGTAAGTCTG ATGTCCCACTCTTCTTCCACCTCCTCACTCCTGTCCTGTGACAGCGACACCACCATATCATCTCCATTTCGATCTCCAGACACTTGTGTGGTCAGAGTTCGCTTTGAGTCTGGTCCAGAATCTGATACTCATGTCTACAAAAGTATTATG ttaaagAATATTGATCACACCCACACTGTGATAGATAAAGTATTGGAAAAATACTCTAAAAAAGGTCCAGCCGGCAATTACTGTCTGCTGCAAGTATTGTCAGATGGAG AGTTATTGATTCCAGACAAGGGAAATGTGTTTTATGCCATGAACAAGAGTGATGGTTCTGAACCGGTGTTTGTGGTGCGAACAAGACAGGACCAGGAGGCTCGAACACAGCACCGCAAACGTGGCCGCCGGAAACTAAAAAACTGGAGTCTGTGA
- the LOC128192223 gene encoding ral guanine nucleotide dissociation stimulator-like 1 isoform X2 — protein sequence MAFSLSDGQDDVTRFWREEKEKGAIYNVYLKKVTYHTLSDLDQSKGHLMWETQKIRVVKAGTLEKLVESLVTVKGELDSTYVNVFLATYRTFATPLQVLEILIKRYKWLEKDSRDHEERKENNENQQKTFKSVISVWMDTYPDDFRDHPDYKCLKVLEAFSHQFIPDSDLELRARHKIEKFEREAVCNSDGDIKFQFSIVDEVDSMIDSEYQKPLEFLDIPNNRLAEQLTFKDAELFKRVIPNHCLGAVWARRDRKLGKGGNIAPSVLATIDQFNRVSLRVIATILRTRELKSSLRAKILQKWIDIAQELRQQKNFSSLKAIISGLQSHSVYRLKRTWASLPKESIDLFQELADIFSNDNNQILSRELLMKEATAKFPDLDSNNKILQRRNLQKRRSWIENGIVQGTVPYLGTFLTDLTMIDTAIPDRTECGLINFEKRRKEFEVLAQIKLLQSAAQIYHFQEDKHIWAWFDSVRVFDENECHDLSCIIEPIKEGPARLKKKSASYSSLLKVVNFGDNCCFDSLGTRPSRPEGSKLSLLSCGLDNSSVYNSSITDSPSQGMSHSSSTSSLLSCDSDTTISSPFRSPDTCVVRVRFESGPESDTHVYKSIMLKNIDHTHTVIDKVLEKYSKKGPAGNYCLLQVLSDGELLIPDKGNVFYAMNKSDGSEPVFVVRTRQDQEARTQHRKRGRRKLKNWSL from the exons ATGGCCTTTTCACTCTCCGATGGCCAG gatgatgttaCACGATTTTGGAGAGAGGAAAAGGAAAAAGGAGCGATATACAATGTGTATTTGAAAAAAGTGACATACCACACTTTGTCCGAC tTGGATCAGTCCAAGGGACATTTGATGTGGGAAACCCAGAAGATCAGGGTGGTCAAAGCAGGAACCCTAGAGAAACTTGTGGAGAGTTTAGTGACAGTCAAAGGAGAATTAGACTCAACCTATGTCAATGTGTTTCTGGCAACATACAGGACATTTGCCACCCCTTTACAGGTTTTGGAAATTCTCATCAAAAG ATATAAATGGCTGGAAAAAGACAGCAGAGATCatgaagaaagaaaagaaaacaacgAAAACCAGCAAAA AACTTTTAAATCTGTGATATCCGTTTGGATGGACACATATCCGGATGACTTCCGTGACCATCCTGATTACAAATGTCTAAAAGTCTTGGAAGCATTCTCACACCAGTTTATTCCAGACAGTGATCTTGAATTGAGGGCACGACACAAAATAGAAAAGTTTGAAAGAGAGGCAGTCTGTAATTCAG ATGGCGACATAAAGTTCCAGTTTTCCATTGTTGATGAGGTGGATAGTATGATTGATTCAGAGTATCAGAAACCTCTGGAGTTTTTAGACATACCCAATAATCGATTAGCTGAGCAACTTACCTTCAAAGATGCA GAGTTATTTAAGCGAGTTATACCCAATCATTGCCTGGGTGCTGTCTGGGCAAGGAGAGACAGGAAGCTGGGTAAAGGGGGCAACATAGCTCCCAGCGTACTGGCCACCATTGACCAGTTCAACCGCGTGTCATTACGGGTCATAGCCACCATACTGAGGACCAGGGAGCTCAAATCCTCACTGAGGgcaaaaattcttcaaaaatggATTGATATTGCACAG GAGTTAAGACAGCAGAAGAACTTTTCCTCTCTGAAAGCCATTATATCAGGGCTCCAGTCTCACTCAGTGTATCGTCTCAAGAGGACCTGGGCCTCTCTACCTAA GGAGAGTATAGATTTGTTTCAAGAGCTGGCAGACATCTTTTCCAATGACAATAACCAGATATTATCTCGAGAATTACTCATGAAA GAGGCCACGGCAAAGTTTCCTGATCTCGACTCCAACAATAAGATACTGCAGAGACGGAATCTACAAAAACGCAGGTCTTGGATTGAAAAT GGCATTGTACAAGGAACAGTTCCCTATCTGGGAACCTTTCTGACGGACCTGACCATGATTGACACCGCCATTCCAGACCGCACGGAGTGTGGCCTAATTAACTTTGAGAAGCGGAGAAAGGAGTTCGAGGTCTTGGCCCAGATCAAACTCCTACAGTCGGCGGCCCAAATATACCACTTCCAGGAAGACAAGCATATATGGGCCTGGTTTGATTCCGTCAGGgtgtttgatgaaaatgaatG CCATGATTTGTCATGTATAATTGAACCAATCAAAGAAGGACCTGCTAGATTGAAGAAAAAATCTGCAAG TTATTCAAGTTTGCTCAAAGTTGTGAATTTCGGTGATAA CTGTTGTTTTGACAGTTTGGGTACACGGCCGTCTCGTCCAGAGGGCAGTAAGCTGTCTCTATTGAGCTGTGGATTGGACAACTCTAGTGTCTACAACTCCTCCATCACAGACTCACCCTCACAAGGA ATGTCCCACTCTTCTTCCACCTCCTCACTCCTGTCCTGTGACAGCGACACCACCATATCATCTCCATTTCGATCTCCAGACACTTGTGTGGTCAGAGTTCGCTTTGAGTCTGGTCCAGAATCTGATACTCATGTCTACAAAAGTATTATG ttaaagAATATTGATCACACCCACACTGTGATAGATAAAGTATTGGAAAAATACTCTAAAAAAGGTCCAGCCGGCAATTACTGTCTGCTGCAAGTATTGTCAGATGGAG AGTTATTGATTCCAGACAAGGGAAATGTGTTTTATGCCATGAACAAGAGTGATGGTTCTGAACCGGTGTTTGTGGTGCGAACAAGACAGGACCAGGAGGCTCGAACACAGCACCGCAAACGTGGCCGCCGGAAACTAAAAAACTGGAGTCTGTGA